ttagaggggtgggactgggactatatagaatggtaggttgtagctggaggggtgggactcttactatatagaatggtaggttgtagctggaggggtgggactgggactatatagaatgataggttgtagctggaggggagggactgggactatatagaatggtaggttgtagttagaggggtgggactgggactatatagaatggtaggttgtagctggaggggtgggactgggactatatagaatgataggttgtagctggaggggtgggactgggactatatagaatggtaggttgtagttagaggggtgggactgggactatatagaatggtaggttgtagctggaggggtgggactgggactatatagaatggtaggttgtagctggaggggtgggactgggactatatagaatggtaggttgtagttggaggggtgggactctgactatatagaatggtaggttgtagctggaggggtgggactgGGACCATATAGAATGAtaggttgtagctggaggggtgggactgggactatatagaatggtaggttgtagctggaggggagggactctgactatatagaatggtaggttgtagctggaggggtgggactgggactatatagaatggtaggttgtagttagaggggtgggactgggactatatagaatggtaggttgtagctggaggggtgggactcttactatatagaatggtaggttgtagctggaggggtgggactgGGACCATATAGAATGAtaggttgtagctggaggggtgggactgggactatatagaatggtaggttgtagctggaggggagggactctgactatatagaatggtaggttgtagctggaggggtgggactgggactatatagaatgATAGGTTGTAGCTTGAGGGGAgggactgggactatatagaatggtaggttgtagttagaggggtgggactgggactatatagaatggtaggttgtagctggaggggtgggactcttactatatagaatggtaggttgtagttggaggggtgggactctgactatatagaatggtaggttgtagctggaggggtgggactgggactatatagaatggtaggttgtagctggaggggtgggactgggactatatagaatggtaggttgtagttGGAGGGGTGGGACTGGGACCATATAGAATGAtaggttgtagctggaggggtgggactgggactatatagaatggtaggttgtagctggaggggagggactctgactatatagaatggtaggttgtagctggaggggtgggactgggactatatagaatggtaggttgtagttggaggggtgggactgggactatatagaatggtaggttgtagctggaggggtgggactgggactatatagaatggtaggttgtagttggaggggtgggactgggactatatagaatggtaggttgtagctggaggggtgggactgggactatatagaatggtagattgtagctggaggggtgggactgggactatatagaatggtaggttgtagctggaggggtgggactgggactatatagaatggtaggttgtagctggaggggagggactctgactatatagaatggtaggttgtagctggaggggtgggactgggactatatagaatggtatgTTGTAGCTGGAGGGATGGGACTGGGACTATGTAGAATGGTAGGTTTTATATTCTGAACCATACCTCACTGTGCAAATAAATAAAAGTGTGCCATTCAGGTTTTGGTAATTAATCCTCAGGGACTACCAGGTAAATTAGATATATCTATCAGTTGTAATCTCAAATTAGAAACTCAAAGTTAGAGATGCAGCAGAGATAGCAGGACTTGTCTTTGATGTTAAATCATAAAGGTTTATTACCTATAGGAGGTTAAAGGATTAATGATAGCATGTTACCCCTGTCTGTCTTTCCTGGTGATTCCTGTCTCGTTCTGAGTCAATGCCATAACTTGAGAAGCCCTCATATTTCACCATTTAGACTAGTACATCaagttatatactttatttattctggtggtcattggtcagAGTTAATGGGTTGAAGGTCACCTTTGATCCCTTCTAAATATCGATGGAACATAATGTGCCCTGTCTTGTTTCAAATCAATGTCATACAATGTCAACTCAGCAGATTTGgttcatatttacaccatagTAATATAAGACCAAGTTCTTTATATAGAAGGTCTTTCAGGACTTACATACATTCTCTAGTTTTATTTAATGACTTTTTTCGACCTAAAACACCTATAGACATTGAACATTCTCTAGTTTTATTTAATGACTTTTTTCGACCTAAAACACCTATAGACATTGATGGGTGAGATATTTCATTTTAGCAAAAATACTTGTTTAATTTTAGTCTTAATTGTAGGGTGTACATTTAGTGATAAGTTAAAAAAAGTGCAAATGTTGCAAACTTTAATACTTTTACCTGTTTTCAGGAGTGACTTAGGAAAGTTGGAAAATCTGACGTTGTGTATAAAGGAAGGTCTGAGACTACATTCACCTGTATCTTTTATACAACGAAACACCACACAGCCATTTGTGGTGGAGGGATACCACATACCTGTGGGGACGGCTGTAGCCATTCAGATCTACAACCTACATCATAACCCAGATGTGTGGGAGGATCCCATGGAATTCCGACCGGAACGCTTCCTTCCAGAAAACTCAGTTGATCGTGATTTTTATGCATTTGTTCCATTCTCAGCTGGGCCTAGGTAGAGATTTTTTCTTTGTGTAtgtaattcaaaatttaaatgtcaaaatttacATAATGTGGAAGGTGCCACAATGAATAGTGTCAACAATTTTTTAACAATTGTCAGGTTGtaattagctcacctggtccaaagaaccaaggtgagcttatgccatacatggcgtccatctgtccatccatcAACAACACAATGTGAACATGATAACTTGGGTAAATATCgaccaagtttgatgaaactttttTAACAATCGTATATCAACCAGATCTCAGAAGGGTTTGAAAATAGTAATTATTCAACCGCAGGTTACAGaattattgccctttgtaagAATATTAGTATTAACAATATTTTTGCTCACCACACCTGTCAATctttcctttaaatccctagTTACCTGAATGCCTAatatatttgatgaaatttggagAAGAAAATCTAACATATAAACAGATGGTGTGGCTCCTCAGGAaaagcattattgggcaaatgAGATCTAAtgtataaatgaaggatgtGGGGCAGGAGAAaaggggcctaataggggaaacaaagcaaacaattttaaaatactaatatttttttctagaatgAAAGGATTTAGTCCTAAATTTTGAACTATTGCTGGGAAaggcagttcaaaagtagggtaaaaaaagaatattttgtcataattaCTGATATATACAGGTGAGCTAAACAAGCCCTCTTGACGTGTTGTTTAAATACTGGAAACTGAAACTAAAATACAATAATGAACAATGTTtatggtgttacatgtacttGATTAATACATAGTGATTCCCCTTCCTTCCTAAATGGTTCAATAGCAGTAATtaataccatatacaatgtacttgtttgttgtaaattattaattttctattagctttgaaaaaaataattgtaacaATGCATATTATTTTAGTGTTAATGTTTTGGTTGATACACAAATTTTACATTCTGTTTCAGAAACTGTATAGGTCAACATTTTGCCATGAATGAACAAAAGGTCACACTTGCTCGACTTCTGAGAAGGTATTATCatatgatgtaaaaaaaaatgtgattttatttattttacaacaattacgaaacaagttttctaccacaataccctgtgttattcaactctcagaccatcagttaatcattacagctgttgattaacaatctgtttataaactctgtacgcattttgattggctaacacagtgaactttgacccaagctgcaattgttattgacgtcatcaataatctaatgacgtcacatcaccgggtcccggacgtcaccggtacactttatttgcatacgcgaaattatacttggccacgtttccctttgattcaagccgatattattgtggtagaaacaggtcacacgacttgaaattgttggatatggaatttatttcacactcgtaagttattttataaaagttgcaaaaaacactcgctaaagcttgtgtcttttgtaacttttaaaaaataacttactcgtgtgaaataaattccatatccaacaatcactcgtaGTGTAATCTCTATATATCAACTTTATCAaacacgcttgttggcccgggtGGAAGTGCGCGAgaggtcttagtgtgggaggaaaccggagtatccggggaaaacccacgtggtcaaGCAGGTGACATTGGTATCATACCTTATCACGTCTGatcagggaatcaaaccccggctgcctaggtgaaaggcatgTGTGTGACCACTGCGCCACCTAACCACCCATATGATAATGTATGATCTTAGCTTTGCAAAAGTTGTTACTGTTGATAGGTATTGCTCATTCCTCATATTAAGTGatttgtattttaatatttttctccCATCAGGTTCACCCTGGAGTTAGACCCTGAACATGAAGTGTCGAAGAAGATTGGCATCGTGATGCGTTCTGCCAATGGCATCAAAGTTTTTGCTAAGCCAAGGAAACTATGATTAAGTTTTAATAATAATCCACATCAACATTCAAAAGTTGTGTTTATCTCAGTTTCCCAGAACATGAGAAGGGACACTAAGTACTAGTTGGAGTAACCAAGTTTGACCAATGGTGAGATTTTGAGATGTACCTTTCCAGAAGTTCCATCTCAAATCAGGACAGAAAGATTTCGACACTTGAAAACATGACAGAAAGATTTCGACACTTGAAAACATGACAATTATGTAGATTCTTATATGATTGTTGAATTTCACTCTTGATTTTTAATACGAGTATTTATAAGAATGTCTATGTTAATCATAGGAAAAACAGCTCTAAAACTTAAGTTCACCTGTAGCTCATTTTAATAAAAAGAGAAATTCATTCTCAATTCCCgacaaatgtttatttttaatattaactAAATGTTTGAGTTTCACATGGTGCTTATATACCCCGGGTAATAACTGTTAGAAGTATGGTGTGTATTGTTTTTTGACCTATCAACAGTTAGAGCCATTTAGGGCCAACCAAAGACATGAATAAATACTCAAGGTGTTGAGTGACATATTTGTAACCAcaatttaaagtacatgtatctatttgTTGTTGCATTGGTAACTCTTTAATGtgttatcaaataattattAATCAGTAATGAAAAAAAGTGCCACTTTGTTTTtagtattattatatacatgtattattattttatatgtgagagagaaaaaaaatagcTTTTAAGTTAAAACCCCAATCATATGAATGTGATATCCTGTAACATCTGACATTGATTTCTTGGGCTTCCTTGTACACTTGTTACAAAAGACTACCTCTTACTGAGGTAGATTGTTGTTAATGATCATCTACATGTCATTAACAGATGATTTACATGATATTATCAGGATGGTATTGAGTGTTGTGTCACAATCAGGGCATGTGTTCTACATACACGTACAACTTACTAATAAatgatgtatatgatattatCAGGATGGTATTAAGTGTTGTGTCACAATCGGGACATGTATTctacaaacatgtacaaattaTTAATAGAGGATTTACATGATACTATCAATGTGATATTAAATGTAGTGTGTCAATCAGGACTTTATTAAAAGTATAAGattattttaagaaattgtGTGACCAGGTTTACAATTTGTCTATTAAAGTACGTTATTTGTAGCAAGTCTTTGTTTTACCTTTGTTGGATAGTGTGTTTGCTATCAgttctaaatacatgtatcatttattAGGTCTTCAGTTTGAGAGAGCTCTGCCATGGTCCGTCATCCAGTGTCTGTCATCCATTTGATAGAGCTCTGCCATGATCCGTCATCGGGTGTCTGTCATCCATTTGATAGAGCCCTGCCATGATCTGTCATCCATTTGATAGAGCTCTGCCATGATCTGTCATCCATTTGATAGAGCTCTGCCCTGATCCGTTATCCAGTGTCCGTCATCCATTTGATAGAGCTCTGCCATGATCTGTCATCCATTTGATAGAGCCCTGCCATGATCTGTCATCCATTTGATAGAGCTCTGCCATGATCTGTCATCCATTTGATAGAGCTCTGCCCTGATCCGTTATCCAGTGTCCGTCATCCATTTGATAGAGCTCTGCCATGATCCGTCATCCATTTGATAGAGCTCTGCCATGATCTGTCATCCATTTGATGGAGCTCTGCCATGATCTGTCATCCATTTGATAGAGCTCTGCCATGATCTGTCATCAATTTGATAGAGCTCTGCCATGATCCGTCCTCCATTTGATAGAGCTCTGCCATGATCCATCATCCATTTGATAGAGCTCTGCCATGATCCATCATCCATTTGATAGAGCTCTACCATGATCCATCATCCATTTGATAGAGCTCTGCCATGATCCGTCATCCATTTGATAGAGCTCTGCCATGATCCGTCATCCGGTGTCTGTAATCCATTTAATAGAGCTCTGCCATGATTCGTCATCCGGTGTCTGTCATCCATTTAATAGAGCCCTGCCATGATTTGTCATCCGGTGTCTGTCATCCATTTAATAGAGCCCTGCCATGATCCGTCATCCAGAGTACGACATCTAGATAACTGGAGAATATCACTGACGATTAGGTAATATCACTACAACAAATAGAGAATCGATGGCGGATCCAATATTTTTTGCTTGGAGGGGGTTAGAGACAGAAACAATATAGTGAGGGGTCTGCTGGTCCTTTACTCGGAGACTGTCGCCATATTAATTACGCTTGACTTGTTCGCCTTTATGTGAATAATtgagaaaacaatacaaagaTGGTATATTAAGATTTCTTCGTATCCACACAGAAGTTCTCAAAAATGACAGAgaacagataaatatataaatccGCTGTGAAAAGACGGGATTGGAAATTGACATGTAACAGTGCTTTAGGCAACAATTAATTTATTCTCACAAACACATCAGATCATGTACCAATCTTCATCAACTTCTTGCCAATCACCAGCTCCAGGATAGAACCATAACAACATCGGGTACAGTTAAGATCTAACTGGCACAAATTTACCATGGACTTGTATACGGGAATCACTGGACGTGTATCGGGAATCACTGGACGTGTATCGGGAATCACTGGCTACTGACCTCAAAGAGATAACTGCAGTCACTCAGGAAAACAGCCTTAAATCTGGAAAAGACACTACATAAAGCTGGAGAGCTCTTCCTACCAAAATACACATAACACTGAGAAAGGTGGGAGAGGCAATCATCAATGACGACATAGCCAAAGCAATGCAAGATTACAAAAGTACAAGTAGATcgtaaacaaaaaaattaaaaatgaggTTGGATCTCTTGCGCTTCGTCAAAAATGTTACGACGCTTAAAAGAGAATAAGAGACCTTCAACGAAGAGCCTATATTCTCTATTCTGAACTTCTGGAAATCCTGGAACAATGGCACAAACATTTTCAAAAGCTAGCCACACCGCCAGTGGCCAAATATGACGATTTAACTAGAGAGCATTTATCGAAAATACAAAATGAGACCATCTCAAACGGCACTACGATCCAAACTCTTTCGGAGAAAGAAGTGGACATAACCCAACCGATAAAAAAGGGATACTAACACCTATACTCAAAAAAGGAAAGGATAGAACAATACCATCCAATTATAGAGGTATCACAGTCACAAACGTGTTCTCCAAAGTCTTGGAGGCCATCATGAAGTCCAGACTGGGGTAAATTATTAATCTCAAACAAAATCCACTACAGAGAGGGTTTACGTCAGGAGTCTCACCCCTCGGGGCTGCCCTTATGGTCCCTGAGGCAatcataaatacaaaaacaaaaaaataaacaaggaaGACCTGCTTCTGGTAACGCTAGAGACACACACAAAGCACCTGACACTGTTTACCATGAAATACTTTCCAACAAACTTTACCATGCAGGAGTCACGGGACCTCTTTGCATCCTACTGTAAAACATGTACAAGAACTCCAatatcaaaatccaataagaaaaCAATCTCTCAGACGATGTACAACTTAAACAGGGAATCAGAGCCAAACTCTCAACCACGCTCTACAAGGTctttattacatgtaacaccataCTGGACATCATTACAAGCACCGCCATGGGAATCCACATTGGATACATCAATGTAGCCTGCCCTACCTGTAAAGACGACATTGTTCTTACCAACGATCACAATAATATGCAAGCAATGTTAGAGCTAGTTGACTACCACACCACACTGGACCAGGTCATCATATATCAACGTTAACTCGGATCTAATTATATATGGTAACAGCAACAGGaaacacctacatgtacaagCATTGGGCAATCCAAAATTAAACCAACTGCTGAAACAATGTATCTGGGCATAACACGTTCCAAGACTAATAAAACAAATGCCAATGAAAGGATCACATGCGCACGAAACACCATCTATGCAATCCTTGGAGCTGGTGTATACATATGCAAAAACTGGAAAGTCGCCATCAGCAACACACAAACTATAGAGAGCATACGCTGTTTCACGCCTCACATACATGTACGGCCTCAAGTAATGACGCTGACTGCAACACACGCGAAATCCTTAAACAGTTCTAAtgctagcccgagtttcctctggccctgacaccatatttacaccagacatgatgtcagggccagaggaaactcgggctactctAATGCCTACCAACAGCAACAGCAAGCACAGTAATATACTTTGTAATCGGCGCTAAGCCTATCGGTATTACCTTGGAAAAGTACATCATGACATTCTTTGTAAACATTGCAAGAAACgcaaaatccattgaaaacgTTATCCTCCGCAGATCGCTCCTGATGAGCGGCTAAAACAGCTCATCTATTTCCTCGCGTGCCTCAAAGTTTCTTGCAAATAAAAACTCCCCTCGGCATGGTCTATTCTTGAAAATCATCCAAAAAATGTCATGGTAAAGAAAGCTTAAATCGGCAACGAATGAAAACTGGAAAGAAATCTGAAAAGAAAATCCGCGTTACGCTTTCTTCAGATACAAGGCAAATCCCTATATAAAGCACATAATAAAGTATTATTTCCCAGGAAAAGAATcacaaattcaaaatttttcGGGGGCAAAttgttttttaatatgtttaatttgtgaatttcttcataattatatattcaaaactATTGTGTGAAATCTACTCttacaatatcataataaaagTGATTGTGGtgtattaaattgttgttttgtttcaattaatctgtatatataacagctaGTATTGCTTTATTGTATTGAACTTATTGATCACACACCAAAATcgcttatctccctttactcAGTAGACAATCAAGATATTTTCTGATATTTGACATGTAAATTAGATCTGTATCCTTCTTATCAATTAAAAGATGGACTGCTGGAATTCGCtgcaaaatatcttttaaattttaaggTTGTGTATGCATACATGTGGTAACGGACGTTTTATGAGTTTACTCCATTTTCCCAATGAGTGTAATTGGTTAACTCAAgcacaggtcctagcctcgtctgtcaatacatccaatatataattgtattggATGTATTGAAAGACGAGGCTTGGACCTGTGCTTGAGTGACTGCAAACAACTGGACAGCCAACCGGTACTATGCTGTGCCGGGCCGTACAGCTTTACCGGACTGTAATTAGTACAACAGTAGAGAAGATAACTACGGCCGTGAGTACCCCGACCAGATATGTGTGAGATGCTACCCTTCCTACCAATGTCATAACATTATTTTGTCtcattgtaattatttaaaacTGTGCATATATAAACAAGTCTAGTTGCAGCAGAGTGTCAACCGAGCAAAATAATATCGGTCACAGGACGCATCCATGAGCAAGTAAAGGTTGGGGCTTGTGTAAGTCTATAGGGACGACTTATATTATTGTggtaaaaatataatacaatgataATGAGGGATAacgtatatgtatgtatgtattagtTTAGAAATGACatcttttaatatatattctacttaaaataccaaaaatatgCATGCACAGtcattgtatattaaaatatgtcattttctaaacaaattaaatagataaatttGACTTTCtggaataaaaatatatatattacattttatgtatataatgtgtacattgtatgaatACACCCAAATACACATTTCCCCCTGAAGTCATTAATTACAACTTGTACATTATTAAATCTCCAAATTTTATTCTTATCATATCATTAATAATTGTTCTCACCCTTTCAGGTAGATGCAGAATTGAAATCGTTTTCCATGGAAGTACAGTAGTATGGAATGGAAGTGGGTGACAGTACAGTTCAGGACTGAGTTTGTCAGCTACTGCAGTCtacatatattgataaaactgaAAGGATGTGTACCTTTGATTAAGTAGTGTTGATGTATAAAGATGATACATTTTATCAGGTTGAGATGATATTGGGATGAGGTTAATGTTGAATATCTAGATGCCATCTACACAAGAATTATTTAAAGCAGCCCTACAGGGAGATCTTGCATATTTCAAAGAACTACAGAGTTGTGATGTAGACAGCCATGACAGTTGGTTAAAGGTCACCTACCCTAAGTCAGGTGACAATCTCCTTCACTCTGCTGCCAGGCAGGGACATGTTCATTTGTTGAAGTTTTTTCATGAGGCTGGGGCAGATCTAGAGCTGCCAAACTTTGATGGGAAACGACCCCTACACGAGGCAACACAGGCCGGACATCTCGACTGTGTCAAATACTTGCTGTCACAAGATGTGTCTGTAGACTGCTTAAAAAGGGCTGACTGGTGGGTCAATTATAAGAATATATTCCCTGCTTTCCAGCACCATGTTGAAATAGTGAATATTATCTATACATTCAAAACTTTTCACAATTAAACTTTAATGTCATTTTGAATCAGCTTCATGAAATGTACATTACACATAATGATCTATGAGTTTATATTTCTCAATGTAAAAATTCTCAATGTAAAAATATTAGCAGAGGAATTTCATTCCTTGTAAAATGATCAGAAAGGAAATCtacatggaaataaaaaaaaaatccaatttcaTTTTTCCAAAGCAATTTATTACCATAATTTATCAATTAAGGACTAAAAGATATAGCCTATAGACTACATACTTCTGTTACCATTAATTTCTGTTATGAATTATAGAGTAGATCATTTGTTTTCCATACAGGACCCCTCTGATGTTAGCCAGTACAAAACAGGACCTGGTGGTGATACAGACACTCGTCAACTTCGGAGCTAATCCCAGCCTCAGAAATAAAGATGGATGGAACAGTTTTCATCTGGCTTGTAGGTATGTGTTGATGTCAGCATGCACAATACGTTACCGACCTAGTTTACAGAGACTTCGCTAAACAAAAGATTAGTCATTTCTATGTGATAtgggttttatttattttttttttttttttttttttgttataataataaCTGTCGttaactgtttattgtttttttttttactaaagaGTGAATTTTGTTCAATGTGAAAATTTTTGTTAAGTACATTGCAAGAATACAATGCCAATGAAAAAGACATTTTCGTTCTTTATAAGACATCaaatctttgttgtttttttattattatattttttttaaattcactaTATAGTGCACTTGAAATGTTACAGTGCCATTCTATCAGActacaatattttcttttttagagAAGGTTTCCTTCCAATAGTTGAGTTTTACCACAAGTACAGAGGAGATCTATGGGACACAGTCAGCAAAAATGGGAGAACGCCCCTTCACactacaggtacagtacagtacagctACATACAATAGTGGGAGAACGCCCCTTCACactacaggtacagtacagtacagctACATACAATAGTGGGAGAACGCCCCTtcatactacaggtacagtacagtacagctACATACAATAGTGGGAGAACGCCCCTTCATACTACAGGTACGGTACAGCTACATACAATAGTGGGAGAACGCCCCTtcatactacaggtacagtacagcTACATACAATAGTGGGAGAACGCCCCTtcatactacaggtacagtacagcTACATATAATAGTGGGAGAACGCCCCTtcatactacaggtacagtacaACTACATACAATAGTGGGAGAATGCCCCTtcatactacaggtacagtacagcTTCATACAATAGTGGGAGAACGCCCCTtcatactacaggtacagtacagtacagctACATACAATAGTGGGAGAACGCCCCTtcatactacaggtacagtacagtacagctACATACAATAGTGGGAGAACGCCCCTtcatactacaggtacagtacagcTACATACAATAGTGGGAGAACGCCCCTtcatactacaggtacagtacagtacagctACATACAATAGTGGGAGAACGCCCCTtcatactacaggtacagtacagcTACATACAATAGTGGGAGAACGCCCCTtcatactacaggtacagtacagcTACATACAATAGTGGGAGAACGCCCCTtcatactacaggtacagtacagcTACATACAATAGTGGGAGAACGCCCCTtcatactacaggtacagtacagcTACATACAATAGTGGGAGAATGCCCCTtcatactacaggtacagtacagtacaacTACATACAATAGTGGGAGAACGCCCCTtcatactacaggtacagtacagtacagctACATACAATAGTGGGAGAACGCCCCTtcatactacaggtacagtacagtacagctACATACAATAGTGGGAGAACGCCCCATtcatactacaggtacagtacagtacagctACATACAATAGTGGGAGAACGCCCCTtcatactacaggtacagtacagcTACATACAATAGTGGGAGAACGCCCCTtcatactacaggtacagtacagtacagctACATACAATAGTGGGAGAACGCCCCTtcatactacaggtacagtacagtacagctACATACAATAGTGGGAGAACGCCCCATtcatactacaggtacagtacagtacagctACATACAATAGTGGGAGAACGCCCCTtcatactacaggtacagtacagcTACATACAATAGTGGGAGAACGCCCCTtcatactacaggtacagtacagcTACATACAATAGTGGGAGAACGCCCCTtcatactacaggtacagtacagcTACATACAATAGTGGGAGAACGCCCCTtcatactacaggtacagtacagcTACATACAATAGTGGGAGAACGCCCCTtcatactacaggtaca
Above is a window of Pecten maximus chromosome 7, xPecMax1.1, whole genome shotgun sequence DNA encoding:
- the LOC117331289 gene encoding ankyrin repeat domain-containing protein 16-like isoform X1; amino-acid sequence: MPSTQELFKAALQGDLAYFKELQSCDVDSHDSWLKVTYPKSGDNLLHSAARQGHVHLLKFFHEAGADLELPNFDGKRPLHEATQAGHLDCVKYLLSQDVSVDCLKRADWTPLMLASTKQDLVVIQTLVNFGANPSLRNKDGWNSFHLACREGFLPIVEFYHKYRGDLWDTVSKNGRTPLHTTALHGCYDVTLFLLENCGYSVDVKDSCGSTPFMDAMRSGHVNVGQLLLEKQQANIYEVDNVGYQALHQAAQAGHTESVKYLVETKGVEVDTPTTAGSTALAVAAKEGQLAVLEILLGAGANINSVDNKGRSALHIASGAHHAACVEILLQRGADITPDVAGNTPDKLAKKDSIVEMFERHKAL
- the LOC117331289 gene encoding ankyrin repeat domain-containing protein 16-like isoform X2, with translation MPSTQELFKAALQGDLAYFKELQSCDVDSHDSWLKVTYPKSGDNLLHSAARQGHVHLLKFFHEAGADLELPNFDGKRPLHEATQAGHLDCVKYLLSQDVSVDCLKRADWTPLMLASTKQDLVVIQTLVNFGANPSLRNKDGWNSFHLACREGFLPIVEFYHKYRGDLWDTVSKNGRTPLHTTALHGCYDVTLFLLENCGYSVDVKDSCGSTPFMDAMRSGHVNVGQLLLEKQQANIYEVDNVGYQALHQAAQAGHTESVKYLVETKGVEVDTPTTAGSTALAVAAKEGQLAVLEILLYLTGRSVSCTGDFVIFNRKVS